Part of the Desulfatiglans anilini DSM 4660 genome is shown below.
GGTGGTTCCCTCTGATGCGCTGCAGCCAGTAGAGCCCTTCGGCATAACGGGGGCTGATATGCCAGACAAGGAGGTCCGGCCCGTTCTGTTCGATCAACCGGTCGAGGCCTGCCGGCTCCTGACACCCCAAGACATCGTACCCCTCTTCGATCAGGAGGTCCTTCAGAAGAATGCGGACTGGTCGTTCATCTCCTACCAGAAGAATCCTGTTCATAAACTGCCTCCCTTTGTGTGCGATGGTTTGCCTGCGGGCCGGGGCCCCGGCAACGGACTCCCGTTGGTGCAAAAAAAAGCCGTGGGGGATCTTTCCACCCACGGCCTCCTTGCGGTTCAAAGCTCAAAGGCGCATGGGCGGACCGGTCCACCAGTAGTAAAAATAAAAGCCGTCCTGAGCCCCGCGGTTGACAAAAGGCGCCATGCCGGAAGGGGCCAAGACCGGTCCGATTCTCTCTTCCGTTTCACGGCGGCGGGGCATGCCTTTCAAAGCCGTGTGCTGTCCCGTGTGCGTTGAAGACGTCATGCTCTAGCCTTTCTCGAAGAAACCGCGTTGGAGATTGTTCTGAAAAGGACCCGTCATCTGTGCCCGCGCCCGCAGGTAATGGTCGGCCAGGACGAGCAGGACCATCGCCTCGAGGACCGGGACGATCCGGGAAACGGCGGTGGTGTCGTGCCTCCCCGACAGCTTCAGGCGGAAGGGTTTTCCGTTACGGTCGATGGTCTGCTGCTCCATCCCGATGGACGGGATCGGTTTGACGGCCGCCCGAAGGACGATATCCGCTCCCGTCGACACCCCGCCGAGGATCCCGCCGGCGTGATTCGAGGCGAAGGCTTCCGGCATGATCGGATCGTTGTTCTCGGACCCCCTCAAGCGGGCGGACTCGAACCCCGCGCCGATCTCCACCCCCTTGACCGCGCCGACGGACATCACAGCCTTGGCGAGGTCGGCGTCCAGTTTGTCGAAAACGGGCTCTCCCAGGCCCGGCGGGCAGCCCGTGATCAAAACCTCGATGATGCCCCCCGCTGAATCCCCGGTTGCCCGAATGGCCTCGAGGGCCTCGGCCATTCGAGCCGCGGCCTCGGGGTCGGCACAGCGGAAAGGATTCCCGGCGGCGTTTTGGATGTCGCCTTTCCCCGCTTGGACCCCGGCAAGTTCAACGGTGTAGCCCTGTACGGAGACCCCGGCAGGGTGCAGGATTTTTCCGGCGATCACGCCCGCGGCGACCCGGGCCGCCGTTTCGCGGGCCGATGCCCGGCCGCCGCCCCGGTGATCCCTGTGGCCGTACTTCATGTGATAGGAGATGTCGGCGTGCCCGGGGCGGAAAATGTGACGGAGCTGCTCGTAGGGCCGGCTGTCGGCGTCCTGGTTGTGGATCAGGAGCGTGATCGGTGTGCCGGTTGTTCGATCTTCGAAGACTCCGGAGAGGAGGATGACCTGATCTTTTTCGCTGCGGGGGCTGTCAAAGGGCCGTGTTCCCGGGCGCCGCCTCGCCATGGCCTCCAGAAAATCCGTTTCCGAAAGCGCGAGACCCGGAGGGCAGCCGTCGACCACGGCCCCCACGGCCGGGCCGTGGGACTCTCCGAAGGTGGTTATTCTCAGCGCTTGTCCGAAGGTGTTACCTGGCATGGCGGCTACCTTTTTCCACAGGTTCCGGGAGGTCCGACCGCCCCGGAAGAGTTTCCCCGGCCTGTCGGTTCCAGGGCAGGAGGGCAAGGATTTCATCGGCAATGGCCTGCGGGCTCCTGGAGGTCGCATCGAGGGCACAGTCGCAGGCGCTTTCATAGAGTGCCGTCCTCGCCTCCAGGACCCGCTCGATCTCGCTGCAGGCATCGCCGCCGGCCAGCGGGGGCCGGCAGATGGCTGCATCAGGGTCCTGCTGCATCCGGCGGCGGATGGCGGCTGCGTCCGCCTTGAGCCAGACCACCCAACCATTCGCCCTCAGATCGGAGATGTTTTGGGGGTCGAGGACAACGCCTCCGCCCGTGGCGATCACCAGATCGTCCATCCCGGCCAGGCCCTGGATCGTCCGTCTTTCAGCGTTTCTGAAGGAAGCCCAGCCGGCCATCGCGATGAAATCCTGGATGGATCGTTCCATGCGGTCTTCGATCGCGCGGTCCGTATCGAAGAAAGGCCTATTCAGCCTTTCGGCCAGAAGAGAGCCGATGGTCGATTTTCCGCTGCAGCGATAGCCGATCAGGACGATGTTCATCACGTTCGTGCGGCCGATTGGCGGGCCACGCCTCCTTGGGATGACGAAGCGGCCTCGATGGTCTCGGGCTGCCTCGAAGGTTCTATCCGGTTGACTGCAAAAAAAAACCGCGGGTCCTGAGAGGTGCCCACGGTTTGAGATGCCTGGTCGAGAACATTTCAGCCCATGGGCGGACTCCAACCCCAAAAATAGAGATAGGCGCCGACGTAATAGCGGGCTGAAACGGTCTGAATGTCGATAGCGGTCAAGGTCATCGTTCAATCCACAGAATGATTTTCCTTCTTTGTAGGAGATGGCGGCGGCGCTTGTCAAGCAAAATGTTGAGGTGTCGAAGGGAAGTTTGATTAGGCGGGGTGATTCGACCTTCCGGTGCGATTTTTTTCTTGACAAGCCGCCGGGCTTGTCCGTACGCTAGGACATCATGAAACGAA
Proteins encoded:
- the aroC gene encoding chorismate synthase; this translates as MPGNTFGQALRITTFGESHGPAVGAVVDGCPPGLALSETDFLEAMARRRPGTRPFDSPRSEKDQVILLSGVFEDRTTGTPITLLIHNQDADSRPYEQLRHIFRPGHADISYHMKYGHRDHRGGGRASARETAARVAAGVIAGKILHPAGVSVQGYTVELAGVQAGKGDIQNAAGNPFRCADPEAAARMAEALEAIRATGDSAGGIIEVLITGCPPGLGEPVFDKLDADLAKAVMSVGAVKGVEIGAGFESARLRGSENNDPIMPEAFASNHAGGILGGVSTGADIVLRAAVKPIPSIGMEQQTIDRNGKPFRLKLSGRHDTTAVSRIVPVLEAMVLLVLADHYLRARAQMTGPFQNNLQRGFFEKG
- a CDS encoding shikimate kinase, giving the protein MNIVLIGYRCSGKSTIGSLLAERLNRPFFDTDRAIEDRMERSIQDFIAMAGWASFRNAERRTIQGLAGMDDLVIATGGGVVLDPQNISDLRANGWVVWLKADAAAIRRRMQQDPDAAICRPPLAGGDACSEIERVLEARTALYESACDCALDATSRSPQAIADEILALLPWNRQAGETLPGRSDLPEPVEKGSRHAR